A segment of the Aromatoleum aromaticum EbN1 genome:
CAGGTTGGCGCGCGCGGTCGGCTCGCAGGGTTCGAATGCGGCAGAGAAATAGATTCGCGGGCGCGCGAGCAATGCCCTCGGCACGCGCAGCCGCCCCGCAGCGAACTCGCCGTCCGCGTACTGCCGGAATTCGTCGCGCACCGCGTCGTCGAATGCCCGCACCTGCGCCGGCGCACACGCGAAGATCGCGAGATCGATGTCGAGGAAGTGCTCGCAGTCCGCGTAGGCGGCCGGATCCCCCGGGAAAAATGCCGGGCCGGGCTCGTGCGTCTTCGTCGCGAGAATCAGCGCGGCGGCAAGCTCGACCTCGGGCGCCGGGAGCAGATCCATACACCGCCGCCGCATCGCGTCCGCGCTGCGGGATTCGTTCCGTGAATACGCGCCCGCGTCGGTCTCATAAACGAAGTCGTGGAACCAGATCGCCGCACGCACCGCGACCGGGTACGCGAGCCGGGCCGCGACGCGGTCGTACTGCGCGAACATGAACGCCACATGCCACAGCGTGTGGTACCCGCGCGGCGGCGCCGAATAGGCGTCGGCCAGTTCCCGCCACAGCACATCGCCGTCGAAGTCGCGCAGGCAGCGCGTATGCAGTTGCGCGAGCCAGTCGGAAGGGAGGGTCGAGTCGAGGTGTGGAATTGCCGCGATCACGGTCGGGTTCGACTCCGTCTCACTCGATCAGCGTGACGACGACTTGCCGCATATGGCCCCGCGCCCGATGCTCCCACAGGTAGATCCCCTGCCACGTCCCGAGCAGCAACTGCCCGTCGTTGAACGGCACCGTCACGTCGGTGCCGCTCAGCACCGAGCGCGCGTGCGCCGCCATGTCGTCGTCGCCTTCGAGGTCGTGTCGGTACGCCGGATCGCCGTCCGGCGCCCAGCGGCGAGCAAGCGTCTCGAGGTCGCGCCGCACGTCGGGGTCGGCGTTCTCGGTCATCAGAAGCGAACAGCTCGTGTGCCGGACGAAAACATGAGCGAGCCCCGCGCCCTTCGGCGCGCGTTCGACGATCGCGGCGACTTGGCCGGTCACGTCGCTCATCCCTCGCCCGCTGGTGCGGATTTCGAACGTTTCCTGGTAAGCCATTCGTGGATCTCCCGTGATGACTGCACCTTGGGCTGAACGCTCCAGTTCCTTGACCTCGGTCCGGCGTAAGCGGTAACTGACCGGCGTTATTCCAGGGCACGTGATCGACGTGGACAATTGCCTCCAGGGTCAACAATGGAGGGATCGTTCATGGCAGGGGTGCTCAAGCGCAAATGGCGCCGGCGCAGCCGAGAGGAGTGGCAGGAGGTGTTCGCCCGCCACGGTTCGAGCGGGCTGAGCGTCACGGCATTCTGCGCGCACGAGTCGATCAGCGTCTCGAGCTTTCAGCGCTGGCGTGCGATCGTCGGGCCGGTGTGCGGCAAGGCCGTCGCGGTGGGGCCGGCTCGGCAAGAGGCGTTCGTCGATCTGGGAGTGCTGGGTTCGGGCGGCGCTTCGCGCTG
Coding sequences within it:
- a CDS encoding secondary thiamine-phosphate synthase enzyme YjbQ, with the translated sequence MAYQETFEIRTSGRGMSDVTGQVAAIVERAPKGAGLAHVFVRHTSCSLLMTENADPDVRRDLETLARRWAPDGDPAYRHDLEGDDDMAAHARSVLSGTDVTVPFNDGQLLLGTWQGIYLWEHRARGHMRQVVVTLIE
- the tnpA gene encoding IS66 family insertion sequence element accessory protein TnpA produces the protein MAGVLKRKWRRRSREEWQEVFARHGSSGLSVTAFCAHESISVSSFQRWRAIVGPVCGKAVAVGPARQEAFVDLGVLGSGGASRWELKLDLGDGVVLHLVRG